The DNA sequence TTCCCGCATGCAAAGTGTTACCACCATGAACTCTTTTAAAAATAGGATTAAGTTTCGATTCAAACGCCTTGTAGCAATTATCACAACCAAAGCGTCCGATCTTCGCAAACTGATAATAACTCATCCCGCATTTTTCACAGCTTAATGAGGGCGGAATGAAGTTGGATGATGGCGTGTTCGGGACATGTCCATCGCCGTGTAAAAGCCCAGAAAGCAATTGGTGAATGGAAAAAGAATTCGACCCCGGCAAGAATTCTCCTTTTTCTTTAGCACAATGTTCACAAATGTGAAATTCAGTTTTCTCCCCATTTAT is a window from the Bacillus sp. E(2018) genome containing:
- a CDS encoding UvrB/UvrC motif-containing protein; this translates as MNCEECHEREASLHFTKIINGEKTEFHICEHCAKEKGEFLPGSNSFSIHQLLSGLLHGDGHVPNTPSSNFIPPSLSCEKCGMSYYQFAKIGRFGCDNCYKAFESKLNPIFKRVHGGNTLHAGKIPLRAGSSIQEKKQLQQLKQALQQYILNEEFEKAAETRDVIREIEHRLQQGRDT